TGTATGTTTGCAAAGAGGTATAAGTCCTGAGGCCTGGGGCATGGTAACATCtagagaatgagaagagaaggagaattaGCAAAGGAGACCGTGAATTAGAGGAGAacaaagacagtatggtattctGAATTTAAGAAGGTGAAGTCTCCTTATGGCCATAATTAATAGAGGGAGGATTtacttttaggtttttgttttctattcatatacacattcatatatatacatacatatatatatacacacacacacttgtgtggttttaaaaatatgattaggATCAAATGTACACATGAAATCAACTTTAATCTGTTAACGTAGAAGGGAAAACTATTTAAGTGTTGAAtttagaggaaaatgaaaaaaaatcttaggcaTGTTGAATAATAGAGTTGAACATttctattattaataattaattattagtGTGTCAGGCTGCAAACACTTCTGATGGCAGTGTTTCCACTTAGGTGCAAAGAATGTcagcagaaaacagaaacactgtcAGGCAGAAAAGGTTGGACCTGCTCAATTCACAGTCTCTTATTTTGGTGAAAAGGTAAGGTGTGATGCCTCCAGTCCTGGATCCTGTTTCTTCTGTGTGTTCCCTACACAGGAGACACAGAGCACTCTCATCTCATGACTCCTACAAAAGGAAATGCCAACTTGCTAACCTGAGTGCTAAACGCCAAGCCTGTGTCTTGAAATTTTTGGCTTATTGCCTCATCTGTTTCATGTTCCTATGTGTGCCTTTTGATGCTTTCAAAGTGACACAGAGTTTTTATGCTTATATGGAGGATGTCAGGTAGATACCTAAAGActtattttcaggaagaaaaaaaagtaggatgAACATTAAAAAGGAGCTTCAAAGAGGCAGGAAAGGTAGAATTAAGaggaaaaagttaaaattcaCTGGTCTGAAACTATTCACTGAGAAACGCAGGGTTCTGGGCCGTCATCTGATGAACTTAAGTTGGAGGACTCTCCAGGGGAACTCCTGTCCATAGAGAAGAACCAGAACATTGTGTATCTGTACCTCATAACAGTGTATGGATTTTGCTTAAGACTTTGGTTCAAATAACATTCTGCCTCTAAAACATATTTGACTAGCTCTTTTTGGGAAATGCACTGAGGGACCGTGAACCCCAAATTGAGCATTATGGCCTTGATGGGGTTGTGAGATCCCTGCTGTGGCGTCAGAAACTAGTCTGTGCTAGGCAGGCGGGGTTTGGTTTAGGGCAACTGCTGTAGAGATGGAGAAAGTGGcaggaaaaaatgtgtttatgttGTCCACTCCCCTAGACAgtgctgttttcatttctctctgtttAATTTTAGGTCTTCAGCTCTGTAAAAGCTATCCTCGATCTTTCTGTTTTTCGGAGTCAAGTCATTCTAGAAAGCCTGGTAATGGACCTGACAAGGAAAATCCCAACTTTATCCTTCAGTCCTCTGGAACCCAATGGAAGAGTCTCTGTGCAAGGGTCATTTCTGGATATCCTGAGGCTTAAAGAAACTTTGCTATTAGAAGCAAgttctcttttagaaaaaaataggaattttatCAGTGAGGAGAAGTGGAACAGCCAGGGCCCCAAAAGGGATCTCCAGAGAGGCAGTAACTCCTCAGAGTCACCCGGGTCCTCAGTACCTGAGACCACTAGGAGCGGAGAAACACTTGTTCTCGATACAGATGTATTCCTTTATCTGAAAAAGAGCAGATTTTATGAAAACACATTGAAAAAATGTCATGTTTTCTGTCAGGAGAGAGTGGATGGTGAAATCACCACAATCTGTATAAGAAATGCTCAACAATGTTCTCACCCAAACAACGCAAAGCTTGTGAAAGCACTTATTGAGGAATATTCACTTGCTCTTCACTTTGAGCTTAAAAAAGAGACACTTCttttgaaaggaaaggagaatagaGATAAAAGAAGGATTAAGTCGGCCTGTGAACAAGTAAGTTTGAGGTACCCTAAGGTTCTGATTAATTTTTACGAGACGCACATTGATATTATAGGATCTTCTTCTGACACACACTTGTTTAAAAAAGAGATCATGAAATTAATAAGGCTAAAAAGTTAGGTAATAAAATCTCAGCAATAGTGGTAGTGGCAGTCACTCTCCCTCACTGAGCAGAGGCAATGCTGTGTATGATGCTAGCTTTACACACATtagtcatttaatccttacaaccatCCTTCATTGTAGGCATTGCTATCCTCATGTTCTAGGGGAAGAACCTAGGATTTGGAGAAGTTAA
The sequence above is drawn from the Neofelis nebulosa isolate mNeoNeb1 chromosome 2, mNeoNeb1.pri, whole genome shotgun sequence genome and encodes:
- the RBM43 gene encoding LOW QUALITY PROTEIN: RNA-binding protein 43 (The sequence of the model RefSeq protein was modified relative to this genomic sequence to represent the inferred CDS: deleted 1 base in 1 codon), with the protein product MRWRGSFFFFFFFSHHLQASVNKELKAKPSSGQPCGLCSARFGLCRQRKARLFSAMASVLKGKDSKASERMVEVAGHPVRLFNDQLLTTVVKTHFQDIKNKGGVVEHVIYPTRTRGRGVANVTFKEKKGAKNVSRKQKHCQAEKVGPAQFTVSYFGEKVFSSVKAILDLSVFRSQVILESLVMDLTRKIPTLSFSPLEPNGRVSVQGSFLDILRLKETLLLEASSLLEKNRNFISEEKWNSQGPKRDLQRGSNSSESPGSSVPETTRSGETLVLDTDVFLYLKKSRFYENTLKKCHVFCQERVDGEITTICIRNAQQCSHPNNAKLVKALIEEYSLALHFELKKETLLLKGKENRDKRRIKSACEQVSLRYPKVLINFYETHIDIIGSSSDTHLFKKEIMKLIRLKS